The following coding sequences lie in one Synechococcus sp. PCC 7336 genomic window:
- a CDS encoding TRC40/GET3/ArsA family transport-energizing ATPase, which produces MKRIILMTGKGGVGKTSMAAASGLRCAELGYKTLVLSTDPAHSLADSFETPLGHDPKEVRPNLWGAELDALVELEQNWGAVKTYITEVLQARGLDGVQSEELAVLPGMDEIFSLVRVNRHYEEDDFDVLIIDSAPTGTALRLLSLPDVSGWYMRKFYKPLQGMAQVLRPVFAPIVKQLSGIPLPTNEVMDAPYDFYEKIEKLETILTDNTITTVRLVTNPEKMVLKESLRAHAYLSLYNVATDLVIANRIIPDAVTDPYFECWKESQQFYRKQIHDDFNPLPVFEVPLYPEELVGFEALERLKNTLWSDRDPADVLYKETTLAVKSDNGQYRIELYLPGIEKQQVELSKTGDELNIRIGNHRRNLVLPQSLAALKPTGAKMENDRLSIGFAA; this is translated from the coding sequence ATGAAACGCATCATTTTGATGACCGGCAAAGGTGGCGTTGGGAAAACCTCTATGGCAGCCGCCTCTGGTCTCCGCTGTGCCGAGTTGGGCTACAAAACCCTCGTGCTCAGCACCGATCCCGCCCATTCCCTAGCCGATAGCTTCGAAACCCCGCTGGGCCACGATCCCAAAGAAGTGCGCCCCAACCTGTGGGGAGCCGAACTGGATGCCCTCGTGGAACTGGAACAAAACTGGGGAGCCGTCAAAACCTACATCACTGAGGTACTGCAAGCACGCGGCCTCGACGGCGTCCAATCCGAGGAATTAGCCGTCCTTCCCGGCATGGACGAAATTTTTTCCCTCGTCAGGGTCAACCGCCACTACGAAGAAGACGACTTCGATGTTCTGATTATCGACTCCGCCCCCACCGGTACCGCCCTGCGCCTGCTCAGTCTGCCCGATGTTTCCGGCTGGTACATGCGCAAATTCTACAAACCCCTGCAAGGCATGGCCCAAGTTTTGCGCCCCGTCTTCGCCCCCATCGTCAAGCAACTATCGGGCATTCCCCTGCCCACCAACGAGGTGATGGACGCCCCCTACGACTTCTACGAAAAAATCGAGAAACTCGAAACCATCCTCACCGATAACACCATCACCACCGTGCGGCTGGTCACCAACCCCGAAAAGATGGTGCTGAAAGAATCGCTGCGCGCCCACGCCTATCTCAGCCTTTACAACGTTGCCACCGATCTCGTCATCGCCAACCGCATCATCCCCGACGCAGTCACCGACCCCTATTTCGAGTGCTGGAAAGAGAGCCAACAGTTTTACCGCAAACAAATCCACGACGACTTCAATCCCTTACCGGTCTTTGAAGTCCCCCTCTATCCAGAAGAACTGGTTGGATTTGAAGCCTTGGAACGCCTGAAAAACACCCTCTGGAGCGATCGCGATCCCGCCGACGTTCTCTACAAAGAAACCACCCTTGCAGTCAAGAGCGACAACGGCCAATACCGCATAGAACTCTACTTACCCGGCATCGAAAAGCAGCAGGTGGAGCTCAGCAAGACGGGAGATGAACTCAACATCCGCATCGGCAACCATCGCCGCAACTTAGTCTTGCCGCAATCCCTCGCTGCCCTCAAACCGACTGGAGCCAAAATGGAAAACGATCGCCTCAGTATCGGCTTTGCAGCATAG
- a CDS encoding 30S ribosomal protein S1, producing the protein MPNTATLSVDFTHEDFAALLDRYDYHFNPGDVVAGTVFSLEPRGALIDIGAKTAAFLPIQEMSISRIDNSQEVLAPGETREFFILTEENEEGQLTLSIRRIEYMRAWERVRQLQTEDATVRSEIFATNRGGALVRIEGLRGFIPGSHISTRKPKEELVAEELPLKFLEVDEERNRLVLSHRRALVERKMNKLEMGEVVVGTVRGIKPYGAFIDIGGVSGLLHISEISHNHIETPHSVLNVSDEVKVMIIDLDAERGRISLSTKQLEVTPGDMTRDPELVYSTAEEMAEKFREQMIAAQQPQEEVAVGEAGLV; encoded by the coding sequence ATGCCCAACACTGCCACCCTGTCTGTTGATTTCACCCACGAAGATTTTGCCGCTCTATTAGATCGGTACGACTATCATTTCAATCCAGGCGATGTCGTTGCCGGAACTGTTTTTTCACTAGAACCTCGGGGAGCCCTGATCGACATCGGCGCAAAAACTGCGGCCTTTTTACCCATTCAGGAGATGTCGATCAGTCGCATCGACAATTCCCAGGAAGTCTTGGCCCCTGGCGAGACGCGCGAGTTCTTCATCTTGACGGAAGAGAATGAAGAGGGCCAGCTCACCCTATCCATTCGTCGCATTGAATACATGCGGGCTTGGGAGCGGGTGCGCCAGCTCCAAACTGAAGATGCTACCGTTCGCTCCGAAATCTTTGCCACGAACCGGGGTGGTGCATTGGTCCGCATTGAAGGTCTGCGCGGCTTTATTCCCGGCTCCCACATCAGCACCCGCAAGCCGAAGGAAGAGCTAGTGGCAGAGGAATTACCGCTGAAGTTCCTGGAAGTGGACGAAGAGCGCAACCGTTTAGTGCTCAGTCACCGTCGAGCCTTAGTGGAACGCAAGATGAACAAGCTGGAGATGGGCGAGGTGGTGGTCGGCACTGTTCGCGGCATCAAGCCCTACGGTGCATTCATCGATATCGGCGGCGTCAGCGGTTTGCTGCACATTTCCGAAATTTCCCACAATCACATCGAGACTCCCCATAGTGTGCTGAATGTTAGCGATGAAGTCAAAGTGATGATTATTGACTTGGATGCCGAGCGGGGTCGGATTTCTCTCTCGACCAAGCAACTGGAGGTCACGCCAGGGGACATGACTCGCGATCCCGAGTTGGTGTACTCCACCGCCGAAGAGATGGCGGAGAAGTTCCGCGAGCAGATGATCGCCGCTCAGCAGCCGCAGGAAGAAGTAGCTGTGGGCGAAGCAGGGCTGGTATAG
- the cimA gene encoding citramalate synthase: MANPTIALYDTTLRDGAQQEGLSLSVRDKLVIAKHLDRLGVPFIEGGWPGANPKDVQFFWQLKEEPLERAEVVAFCSTRRPHRPAADEPMFQPILAAGTQYVTLFGKSWDLHVTASLRTTLAENLEMIRDSVAYLRSQHRQTIYDAEHWFDAYRQNPDYALETLKAATDGGAEWLVLCDTNGGTLPHDIHRITAAVARELHQLGQARLGIHTHNDSDTAVANAIAAVQAGAEMVQGTVNGYGERCGNANLCSLIPNLQLKLGYACIPSENLKALTETSRAVSEIANQAPSDRAPFVGLSAFAHKGGIHVSAVQKNPVTYEHVPPEAVGNSRRIVISEQAGLSNVLAKVERFGISLDKSDPVARDILKHLKQLEHEGYQFEGAEASFELLVRTWLGQRPQFFCLIDFHVHSSTQASPAVCQIDLSRSHTEPSATINSVATVKLAVGDREHITAAEGNGPVAALDGALRKVLVEAYPDIDDFQLADYKVRILDGKAGTAARTRVSIEFSHSSGGLPATGERRWTTVGVSGNIIEASYLALAEGLEYGLLKTMAPLSDPSKSNSVGLSTRFPSKP, translated from the coding sequence ATGGCAAACCCCACAATTGCTCTCTACGACACGACCCTGCGCGATGGCGCGCAACAGGAGGGGCTCTCACTCTCTGTCCGAGACAAGCTGGTCATTGCCAAACACCTCGATCGCCTTGGCGTGCCCTTTATTGAAGGGGGATGGCCGGGAGCCAATCCCAAGGATGTCCAGTTTTTTTGGCAGTTGAAGGAAGAACCGCTAGAGCGAGCTGAGGTGGTGGCCTTTTGCTCCACTCGACGCCCCCATCGCCCAGCAGCAGACGAGCCCATGTTTCAGCCCATTTTGGCGGCAGGAACCCAGTACGTAACGCTGTTTGGCAAATCTTGGGATCTACACGTCACCGCTAGCTTGCGCACCACCCTCGCCGAAAATCTAGAGATGATTCGGGATAGTGTGGCCTACTTGCGATCGCAGCATCGCCAGACGATCTACGACGCCGAACATTGGTTCGATGCCTATCGGCAAAACCCCGACTACGCCCTCGAAACCCTCAAAGCAGCCACTGACGGCGGAGCGGAATGGCTCGTTCTGTGCGACACCAATGGCGGTACCCTCCCTCACGATATCCACCGCATCACCGCAGCCGTCGCCCGCGAACTGCACCAGCTCGGGCAGGCAAGATTGGGCATTCACACTCACAACGACTCGGATACCGCTGTCGCCAATGCGATCGCCGCCGTACAAGCCGGAGCTGAGATGGTTCAAGGTACCGTGAATGGCTATGGCGAACGCTGTGGCAATGCCAATCTCTGCAGCCTCATTCCCAATCTACAGCTCAAGCTGGGATATGCCTGCATTCCGAGCGAGAACTTGAAGGCATTGACAGAAACCTCCCGAGCGGTCAGCGAAATTGCCAATCAAGCCCCCAGCGATCGCGCCCCCTTTGTAGGGCTGTCAGCTTTTGCGCACAAGGGAGGCATCCATGTCAGTGCCGTCCAAAAGAATCCCGTTACTTACGAGCACGTGCCCCCCGAAGCAGTGGGGAACAGTCGTCGCATTGTGATTTCCGAGCAAGCGGGTCTGAGCAATGTGCTCGCCAAAGTAGAGCGCTTCGGCATTTCACTGGACAAATCCGATCCTGTGGCTCGCGACATTCTCAAGCATCTCAAGCAACTGGAACACGAGGGCTATCAGTTTGAGGGAGCAGAGGCCAGTTTCGAACTGCTGGTACGCACTTGGCTGGGGCAGCGCCCGCAGTTTTTCTGTCTGATTGATTTCCACGTCCACTCCTCCACTCAGGCCAGCCCCGCTGTCTGCCAAATCGACTTATCGCGCTCCCATACCGAGCCCAGTGCCACGATTAATTCAGTCGCAACCGTCAAGCTGGCCGTTGGAGATCGCGAACATATCACCGCTGCCGAAGGCAACGGCCCTGTTGCCGCCCTCGACGGGGCTCTGCGCAAAGTACTGGTGGAAGCCTATCCAGACATCGATGACTTTCAATTGGCCGACTACAAGGTGCGCATTTTGGATGGCAAGGCAGGTACAGCCGCCCGCACCCGCGTCTCGATCGAATTTAGCCACAGCAGTGGAGGGCTGCCCGCCACTGGCGAACGTCGCTGGACCACCGTAGGCGTATCTGGCAACATCATCGAGGCATCTTATCTCGCGTTGGCAGAAGGATTGGAGTACGGTCTGCTCAAAACAATGGCTCCCCTCTCCGATCCCTCCAAGAGCAATAGTGTCGGTCTATCCACCCGATTTCCCTCTAAACCCTAG
- a CDS encoding photosystem I reaction center subunit IV: protein MVKKGDKVRILRQESYWYQDVGKVTSIDQSGIKYPAIVRFEKVNYSGLNTNNFAESELKVL, encoded by the coding sequence ATGGTTAAGAAGGGCGATAAGGTACGCATTTTGCGTCAAGAATCCTATTGGTACCAAGATGTCGGTAAAGTTACCTCCATCGATCAATCCGGTATCAAGTACCCCGCGATCGTTCGTTTTGAAAAGGTGAACTACTCTGGTTTGAATACGAATAACTTTGCAGAAAGTGAGCTGAAGGTGCTTTAA
- a CDS encoding phasin family protein: MSRLGNLAQKAFYLGVGLASLAADKASEQLADLQEQAQSVADELVERGEMTAEEGRKFVDNFVKRELDRADGASGERASNQQEDYSPRIIDIDAEEEGDREPPSEVERLRQEIAELQAKLDRLRG, translated from the coding sequence ATGTCGCGTCTTGGAAATTTAGCTCAAAAAGCGTTTTATTTGGGGGTTGGCTTGGCCTCCCTAGCAGCGGATAAGGCCAGCGAACAACTGGCCGACCTGCAGGAGCAAGCCCAGAGTGTCGCTGACGAACTGGTCGAGCGGGGCGAGATGACCGCTGAAGAAGGCCGTAAATTTGTCGATAACTTTGTCAAGCGAGAACTCGATCGGGCTGACGGAGCCTCTGGCGAGCGCGCTTCTAACCAGCAGGAAGACTATAGCCCCCGCATTATCGATATCGATGCAGAGGAAGAGGGCGATCGCGAGCCGCCCAGTGAAGTGGAACGGCTGCGCCAGGAGATTGCCGAACTTCAAGCCAAACTCGATCGCCTGCGCGGCTGA
- the trmFO gene encoding FADH(2)-oxidizing methylenetetrahydrofolate--tRNA-(uracil(54)-C(5))-methyltransferase TrmFO — MVEPIHVIGAGLAGTEAAWQIALAGLDVQLYEMRPVRSTPAHHTSHFAELVCSNSFGAMASDRAAGLLKEEARRLGSVVIQTADEHQVPAGGALAVDRASFSRALTTRLEGHPRIDVRREEVTDIPDGITVFCTGPLTSPALAEKLHALLGMDYLSFFDAASPIVEGESLDRDVVFLASRYDRGEAAYLNCPMTEVEYDRFWTALATAEQAPLKDFEQEERKFFEGCLPIEEMARRGRDTLRYGPLKPVGLTDPRTDRWPYAAVQLRQEDKAGRLWNLVGFQTNLKWGEQKRVFQLIPGLERAEFVRMGVMHRNTFINSPFLLDATLQFRQHPHLFGAGQLVGTEGYACAAAGGWLAGTNAARYARGLEPIALPSVTMMGALFEFVSSADPKHFQPMPANIGILPPLEGQKIRNKRERYGVYRDRALAALATWQSQLLAPLEPVAIAGDV, encoded by the coding sequence GTGGTGGAACCCATTCACGTCATTGGAGCAGGGCTGGCCGGTACGGAAGCCGCTTGGCAAATTGCCCTAGCGGGGTTGGACGTGCAGTTGTACGAAATGCGTCCGGTGCGTTCCACCCCCGCCCACCACACCTCCCACTTTGCCGAGTTGGTCTGCAGCAATTCGTTTGGGGCGATGGCCAGCGATCGGGCTGCAGGTTTATTGAAAGAAGAAGCCCGCCGTCTGGGCTCAGTCGTTATCCAAACGGCTGACGAGCACCAGGTTCCGGCAGGAGGCGCGCTAGCGGTCGATCGCGCCAGCTTCAGTCGAGCCCTCACCACGCGACTGGAGGGCCATCCCCGCATCGATGTGCGTCGCGAAGAAGTCACCGATATCCCCGACGGCATTACTGTCTTCTGCACCGGTCCTCTCACCAGCCCCGCCCTAGCGGAGAAGCTTCACGCCCTACTGGGGATGGACTACCTCAGCTTTTTCGATGCCGCCAGCCCCATTGTGGAGGGAGAATCTTTAGATCGGGATGTGGTCTTTCTAGCCTCCCGCTACGATCGCGGCGAAGCGGCCTACCTCAATTGCCCCATGACTGAGGTCGAGTACGATCGCTTTTGGACAGCCCTCGCCACCGCCGAACAGGCCCCTCTGAAAGATTTCGAGCAGGAAGAGCGCAAGTTTTTTGAAGGCTGTTTGCCGATTGAAGAAATGGCTCGGCGCGGTCGCGATACATTGCGCTACGGACCTCTCAAGCCAGTGGGACTGACCGATCCCCGCACCGATCGCTGGCCCTATGCTGCCGTCCAGCTACGGCAAGAAGATAAGGCCGGAAGGCTGTGGAACTTGGTGGGCTTTCAGACCAATTTGAAGTGGGGGGAGCAAAAACGGGTCTTTCAACTCATTCCCGGACTGGAAAGGGCAGAGTTTGTGCGCATGGGGGTGATGCACCGCAACACCTTTATCAATTCGCCATTTTTGCTCGATGCGACGCTCCAGTTTCGCCAGCATCCCCACCTGTTTGGGGCCGGTCAATTGGTGGGTACGGAGGGCTATGCCTGTGCGGCAGCAGGGGGCTGGTTGGCCGGAACCAACGCTGCTCGATACGCTCGCGGGCTCGAACCGATCGCGCTTCCCAGCGTCACGATGATGGGAGCTCTGTTCGAGTTTGTCAGCTCTGCCGATCCCAAACATTTCCAGCCGATGCCCGCCAATATCGGTATCCTGCCGCCGCTAGAGGGCCAAAAAATTCGCAATAAGCGCGAGCGATATGGCGTGTATCGCGATCGCGCCCTGGCGGCCCTAGCCACCTGGCAAAGCCAATTACTTGCCCCTCTCGAACCCGTCGCGATCGCTGGCGATGTCTGA
- a CDS encoding DUF1830 domain-containing protein — protein MQAMDSLPLGYSTKGLTCCYVNATSSIQVARITNIPNWYFERVVFPGQRLLFEAPPHGCLEIHTGMMASAILADTIPCSSLVVESSNVTPLETSSSAVQASKIAS, from the coding sequence ATGCAAGCGATGGATTCCCTCCCCCTGGGTTATTCAACTAAAGGGCTAACGTGCTGTTACGTTAATGCCACCAGCTCCATCCAAGTTGCACGCATCACTAACATTCCCAATTGGTACTTCGAGCGGGTTGTTTTCCCCGGCCAGCGGTTGTTGTTCGAAGCCCCACCTCATGGCTGTTTGGAAATTCATACCGGTATGATGGCGAGTGCCATTCTGGCTGACACGATTCCTTGTTCCAGCTTGGTGGTTGAAAGCAGCAATGTTACCCCGCTAGAGACTTCATCCAGTGCAGTCCAAGCGAGTAAAATCGCCTCCTAG
- the holB gene encoding DNA polymerase III subunit delta' gives MMPPCIGQDLALQYLQAGLACQRLAPAYLFAGPAGIGRALTARWFAQALLCPERSRSRGDRPCGQCSTCQRVQQGSHPDLLWVEPTYKHQNRLLTPSEAIAAGLKRKSPPQTRLEQIRAISRFAIRTPLEAVRSAIILTNAETLAEAAANALLKTLEEPRQARLILLATDPAALLSTIVSRCQLIPFRRLSTSQTADILARNGHTDIPAAILSLAQGSPGRAIQALEYWQAIPAELLEPLQQWPATQRQSLQLGRAIAKQLDVPAQLWLVEYLQQHFWQQSRGAIVQRLEQLRKHLLAFVQPQLAWEVALSPAIPTQSAISR, from the coding sequence ATGATGCCTCCTTGCATCGGCCAAGACCTCGCCCTCCAATACCTGCAAGCGGGCCTCGCCTGTCAGCGCCTCGCTCCCGCCTATCTATTCGCAGGCCCCGCAGGCATCGGTCGCGCCCTCACCGCCCGCTGGTTCGCCCAAGCCCTCCTCTGCCCGGAGCGATCGCGATCCCGAGGCGATCGCCCCTGCGGCCAATGCTCCACCTGCCAGCGAGTGCAACAGGGCAGCCACCCCGACCTCCTCTGGGTCGAACCCACCTACAAACATCAAAACCGCCTCCTTACCCCCAGCGAAGCCATAGCAGCGGGCCTCAAACGCAAATCCCCACCTCAAACGCGCCTCGAGCAAATCCGCGCCATCTCCCGCTTCGCCATCCGCACCCCCCTCGAAGCCGTTCGCTCCGCCATCATCCTCACCAACGCCGAAACCCTCGCCGAAGCCGCCGCCAATGCCCTGCTCAAAACCCTAGAAGAACCTCGCCAAGCTCGCCTCATCTTGCTCGCCACCGATCCCGCTGCCCTCCTCTCCACGATCGTTTCTCGCTGCCAGCTCATCCCCTTTCGCCGTCTCTCCACCAGCCAAACCGCCGACATCCTTGCCCGTAACGGCCACACCGATATCCCCGCTGCCATCCTGTCCTTAGCGCAAGGCAGCCCCGGTCGAGCCATCCAGGCACTCGAATACTGGCAGGCGATCCCCGCCGAACTCCTGGAGCCGCTGCAACAGTGGCCTGCCACCCAGCGCCAATCTCTGCAACTGGGCAGAGCGATCGCCAAACAACTTGATGTCCCCGCCCAACTGTGGTTGGTGGAATACCTCCAACAGCACTTCTGGCAGCAATCCCGAGGGGCGATCGTGCAACGACTAGAGCAGCTCCGCAAACACCTCCTCGCATTCGTACAGCCGCAACTGGCCTGGGAGGTCGCCCTCTCCCCCGCGATCCCGACACAATCTGCAATCTCTCGTTAG
- the tmk gene encoding dTMP kinase, whose translation MPTGYFITLEGGEGAGKTTLLTHLARKLETLGHPTLTTREPGGTPLGNILRQLLLESDRLAPTTELLLYAADRAEHVSQTIQPALNGGKIVLCDRYTDSTVAYQGYGRQLDLDLIQQLNQIATCGLAPHLTFWLDLPVETGLKRAGDRAKNMGQSLDRLEQTPLDFHHRLHHGFRQLAEQNGDRIARLDATQPPDCLATAAWVLLTTRWPELAQTAQSRSTPAQP comes from the coding sequence ATGCCAACGGGATACTTCATCACTCTAGAAGGAGGCGAAGGAGCTGGCAAAACCACTCTGCTAACCCACCTCGCCCGCAAACTCGAAACCCTCGGCCATCCCACCCTGACCACCCGCGAGCCTGGCGGCACTCCCCTCGGCAACATCCTCCGCCAACTTTTGCTCGAAAGCGATCGCCTTGCCCCCACCACCGAGCTCCTCCTCTACGCCGCCGATCGCGCCGAGCACGTCAGCCAAACGATTCAACCTGCCCTCAATGGCGGCAAAATCGTCCTCTGCGATCGCTACACCGATTCCACCGTTGCCTACCAAGGCTACGGTCGCCAACTGGATCTCGATCTCATTCAGCAACTCAACCAGATCGCCACCTGCGGTCTCGCCCCCCACCTCACCTTCTGGCTCGACCTCCCCGTCGAAACTGGCCTCAAACGAGCCGGGGATCGCGCTAAAAATATGGGGCAAAGCCTCGATCGCCTCGAACAAACCCCCCTCGACTTCCACCACCGCCTCCACCATGGCTTTCGCCAACTAGCAGAACAAAATGGCGATCGCATCGCCCGCCTCGACGCCACCCAACCGCCCGACTGCCTCGCCACCGCCGCTTGGGTTCTCCTCACCACCCGCTGGCCCGAACTTGCCCAAACTGCACAATCACGATCTACCCCTGCACAACCATGA
- the rpmB gene encoding 50S ribosomal protein L28, producing MARHCQLTQKKGNNAYQVSHSHRRTKKVQEANLQYKRVWWEEGKRFVRLRLSTKAIKTLRKKGLAAMAREAGINLNAY from the coding sequence ATGGCGCGCCACTGCCAGCTCACCCAGAAAAAAGGCAACAACGCCTACCAGGTCTCCCACTCCCACCGTCGGACCAAAAAAGTTCAAGAGGCCAATCTGCAGTACAAACGGGTTTGGTGGGAAGAAGGCAAGCGTTTTGTCCGATTGCGCCTCTCCACCAAAGCGATCAAAACTTTGAGAAAGAAAGGTTTAGCGGCGATGGCTCGCGAAGCAGGCATTAACTTGAATGCCTATTAA
- a CDS encoding YebC/PmpR family DNA-binding transcriptional regulator — MSQSKWASIRLHKAKADASKGATYTKLSRAITVAARQGEADPESNFALRAAVQKARAAGLPNDNIERAIARGSGLLTDGEQLESIRYEGYGPGGVAILMEILTDNRNRTAADVRAAFKKIGGNLGETGCVSYLFEQKGHIRLQGQIDEDELLLAVAEAGGDDAIADESGADVICQFALLEQVSTQLGKAGYETASSALRWIASTDAEIDDPDTAWKVATLIEKLENLDDVQAVFTNFMPAESCAEALAAIA, encoded by the coding sequence ATGTCTCAAAGTAAGTGGGCCAGTATCCGACTCCATAAAGCGAAGGCCGATGCTTCCAAGGGAGCGACCTACACAAAGTTGTCGCGGGCAATTACAGTGGCGGCTCGTCAGGGGGAAGCAGACCCAGAGTCGAATTTTGCCTTGCGAGCCGCAGTTCAAAAGGCGCGGGCTGCCGGATTGCCGAATGACAATATTGAGCGGGCGATCGCTAGGGGAAGTGGCCTACTCACCGACGGAGAACAACTGGAATCGATTCGGTATGAGGGCTACGGTCCCGGTGGCGTCGCTATATTAATGGAAATTTTGACCGACAACCGCAATCGCACCGCAGCGGATGTCAGGGCCGCATTCAAAAAAATTGGCGGCAATTTGGGGGAGACGGGTTGTGTTAGCTATCTGTTCGAGCAAAAGGGTCACATTCGCCTACAGGGGCAGATTGACGAAGATGAACTCCTGCTAGCCGTGGCTGAAGCTGGGGGAGACGATGCGATCGCCGACGAGTCTGGGGCCGATGTGATTTGCCAGTTCGCCTTACTGGAACAGGTCTCGACTCAGTTAGGCAAGGCCGGGTACGAGACAGCTAGTTCTGCTTTGCGTTGGATCGCTAGCACAGATGCCGAGATCGACGATCCCGATACCGCTTGGAAGGTGGCGACACTGATTGAGAAACTGGAGAATCTGGATGACGTTCAGGCGGTGTTTACTAACTTTATGCCCGCCGAGAGTTGTGCTGAGGCATTGGCGGCGATCGCCTGA
- the era gene encoding GTPase Era, producing the protein MTNPNATPLRSGSEANLSDSIPGLLPQAPAGFRSGFVALVGRPNVGKSTLLNGLVGQKIAITSSIAQTTRNRLQGILTLPKAQVILVDTPGIHKPHHRLGKTLVQTARAALNSVDVAVLVVDGSVPAGKGDRFIVNWLAPNVPAMLCRNKQDLLPTDSQQRQTIAQSYRELLPQAPQVSVSALDEATLTPLLDRITQLLPEGPYYYPPDLVTDQPERFIMGELIREQVLLHTRNEVPHSVAIAIDRVEEAPKITRILATVVVERDSQKGILIGKQGQMLKAIGSGARQQIQKLIVGKVYLELFVKVRPRWRQSAGLLAELGYRGEG; encoded by the coding sequence ATGACCAACCCTAATGCTACCCCTTTGCGATCGGGGTCTGAAGCCAATCTGTCAGACTCGATTCCCGGTCTACTCCCCCAAGCACCAGCAGGATTTCGCTCGGGGTTTGTCGCTTTGGTGGGACGCCCCAATGTGGGGAAATCGACTTTGCTCAATGGCTTGGTGGGTCAAAAGATTGCTATTACCTCGTCGATCGCCCAAACTACCCGCAATCGCTTGCAGGGCATCCTGACCCTGCCGAAGGCACAGGTGATTTTGGTGGACACCCCCGGCATTCACAAGCCCCACCATCGCTTGGGTAAAACGTTAGTGCAAACGGCTCGCGCCGCTCTCAACAGCGTCGACGTGGCGGTACTCGTTGTGGATGGGTCAGTTCCTGCAGGGAAAGGCGATCGCTTCATTGTCAATTGGCTCGCTCCGAATGTTCCCGCCATGCTCTGCCGCAACAAGCAAGATCTGCTCCCTACCGATTCCCAACAGCGTCAGACGATCGCGCAGAGTTACCGAGAACTCTTACCCCAAGCCCCCCAAGTGTCAGTCTCGGCCTTGGACGAGGCGACCTTAACGCCACTACTCGATCGCATCACCCAACTGCTGCCGGAAGGACCCTATTACTATCCCCCCGATTTAGTCACCGATCAGCCCGAGCGGTTCATTATGGGAGAGCTGATTCGGGAGCAGGTTTTGCTCCATACCCGCAACGAAGTGCCCCACTCGGTGGCGATCGCGATCGATCGGGTTGAAGAAGCCCCCAAAATCACTCGCATCTTGGCCACTGTGGTGGTGGAGCGAGACTCGCAAAAGGGGATTTTGATTGGCAAGCAAGGGCAAATGCTCAAGGCGATCGGCAGTGGGGCACGCCAACAAATTCAAAAGTTGATTGTGGGCAAGGTCTATCTCGAATTATTTGTAAAGGTCAGACCTCGATGGCGACAGTCGGCGGGGTTGTTGGCAGAGCTGGGCTATCGGGGAGAGGGGTAG